The following coding sequences are from one Ammospiza nelsoni isolate bAmmNel1 chromosome 5, bAmmNel1.pri, whole genome shotgun sequence window:
- the TMEM184B gene encoding transmembrane protein 184B isoform X1 — translation MIMMTDVTAAPRLGSTATTPAVAPNFSWMPEDGSPTAVEQPIFLMTTAAQAISGFFVWTALLITCHQIYMHLRCYSCPNEQRYIVRILFIVPIYAFDSWLSLLFFTNDQYYVYFGTVRDCYEAFVIYNFLSLCYEYLGGESSIMSEIRGKPIESSCVYGTCCLWGKTYSIGFLRFCKQATLQFCVVKPLMAISTVILQAFGKYQDGDFDVTSGYLYVTIIYNISVSLALYALFLFYFATRELLSPYSPVLKFFMVKSVIFLSFWQGMLLAILEKCGAIPKIHSANVSVGEGTVAAGYQDFIICVEMFFAAIALRHAFTYKVYVDKRIDAQAVPSYGPYGRCAPMKSISSSLKETMNPHDIVQDAIHNFSPAYQQYTQQSTLEHGPPWRNGSHVISRSHSCSGARDNEKTLLLSSDDEF, via the exons ATGATTATGATGACTGATGTCACTGCAGCCCCCAGACTGGGGTCGACTGCCaccactccagctgtggctcctAACTTCTCCTGGATGCCAGAGGATGGCAGCCCCACGGCTGTGGAGCAGCCAATATTCCTCATGACCACTGCTGCTCAGGCTATCTCAGGTTTCTTTGTATGGACAGCTTTGCTCATCACCTGCCATCAG ATCTACATGCACCTGCGCTGCTACAGCTGCCCAAACGAGCAGCGCTACATCGTTCGCATCCTCTTCATCGTGCCCATTTATGCCTTTGACTCCTGGCTCAGCCTCCTGTTCTTCACCAATGACCAGTACTATGTTTACTTCGGCACAGTGCGGGACTGCTATGAAG CCTTTGTAATATACAACTTTCTCAGCCTCTGCTATGAGTATTTGGGAGGGGAGAGCTCCATCATGTCTGAGATCAGAGGGAAACCAATTGA GTCCAGCTGTGTGTACGGGACTTGCTGCCTGTGGGGAAAGACATATTCAATTGGATTCCTGAGATTCTGCAAACAG GCTACCCTGCAGTTCTGTGTGGTGAAGCCCCTCATGGCCATCAGCACAGTCATCCTTCAGGCCTTTGGCAAGTACCAGGATGGTGACTTTGA TGTAACCAGTGGCTACCTCTATGTGACGATCATCTACAACATCTCTGTCAGCCTGGCACTGTATGCCCTCTTCCTTTTCTACTTCGCCACACGTGAGCTGCTCAGTCCCTACAGCCCAGTCCTCAAGTTCTTCATGGTGAAATCTGTCATCTTCCTGTCCTTCTGGCAAG GGATGCTCTTGGCCATCTTGGAAAAGTGTGGTGCCATCCCCAAAATCCACTCTGCTAATGTGTCTGTGGGGGAAGGCACAGTAGCTGCTGGCTATCAAGACTTCATCATTTGTGTGGAGATGTTCTTTGCAGCCATTGCCCTGCGCCACGCCTTCACATACAAGGTGTATGTGGACAAGAGGATTGATGCCCAAG CTGTTCCATCATATGGGCCATACG GTCGCTGTGCTCCCATGAAGAGCATCTCCAGCAGCCTCAAGGAGACCATGAATCCCCATGACATTGTCCAAGACGCGATCCACAACTTCTCTCCAGCCTACCAGCAGTACACGCAGCAGTCGACGCTGGAGCACGGTCCCCCTTGGCGCAATGGCAGCCACGTCATCTCGcgctcccacagctgctccggCGCCCGTGACAACGAGAAGACCCTCTTGCTGAGCTCCGATGATGAATTCTAG
- the TMEM184B gene encoding transmembrane protein 184B isoform X2 — protein MIMMTDVTAAPRLGSTATTPAVAPNFSWMPEDGSPTAVEQPIFLMTTAAQAISGFFVWTALLITCHQIYMHLRCYSCPNEQRYIVRILFIVPIYAFDSWLSLLFFTNDQYYVYFGTVRDCYEAFVIYNFLSLCYEYLGGESSIMSEIRGKPIESSCVYGTCCLWGKTYSIGFLRFCKQATLQFCVVKPLMAISTVILQAFGKYQDGDFDVTSGYLYVTIIYNISVSLALYALFLFYFATRELLSPYSPVLKFFMVKSVIFLSFWQGMLLAILEKCGAIPKIHSANVSVGEGTVAAGYQDFIICVEMFFAAIALRHAFTYKVYVDKRIDAQGRCAPMKSISSSLKETMNPHDIVQDAIHNFSPAYQQYTQQSTLEHGPPWRNGSHVISRSHSCSGARDNEKTLLLSSDDEF, from the exons ATGATTATGATGACTGATGTCACTGCAGCCCCCAGACTGGGGTCGACTGCCaccactccagctgtggctcctAACTTCTCCTGGATGCCAGAGGATGGCAGCCCCACGGCTGTGGAGCAGCCAATATTCCTCATGACCACTGCTGCTCAGGCTATCTCAGGTTTCTTTGTATGGACAGCTTTGCTCATCACCTGCCATCAG ATCTACATGCACCTGCGCTGCTACAGCTGCCCAAACGAGCAGCGCTACATCGTTCGCATCCTCTTCATCGTGCCCATTTATGCCTTTGACTCCTGGCTCAGCCTCCTGTTCTTCACCAATGACCAGTACTATGTTTACTTCGGCACAGTGCGGGACTGCTATGAAG CCTTTGTAATATACAACTTTCTCAGCCTCTGCTATGAGTATTTGGGAGGGGAGAGCTCCATCATGTCTGAGATCAGAGGGAAACCAATTGA GTCCAGCTGTGTGTACGGGACTTGCTGCCTGTGGGGAAAGACATATTCAATTGGATTCCTGAGATTCTGCAAACAG GCTACCCTGCAGTTCTGTGTGGTGAAGCCCCTCATGGCCATCAGCACAGTCATCCTTCAGGCCTTTGGCAAGTACCAGGATGGTGACTTTGA TGTAACCAGTGGCTACCTCTATGTGACGATCATCTACAACATCTCTGTCAGCCTGGCACTGTATGCCCTCTTCCTTTTCTACTTCGCCACACGTGAGCTGCTCAGTCCCTACAGCCCAGTCCTCAAGTTCTTCATGGTGAAATCTGTCATCTTCCTGTCCTTCTGGCAAG GGATGCTCTTGGCCATCTTGGAAAAGTGTGGTGCCATCCCCAAAATCCACTCTGCTAATGTGTCTGTGGGGGAAGGCACAGTAGCTGCTGGCTATCAAGACTTCATCATTTGTGTGGAGATGTTCTTTGCAGCCATTGCCCTGCGCCACGCCTTCACATACAAGGTGTATGTGGACAAGAGGATTGATGCCCAAG GTCGCTGTGCTCCCATGAAGAGCATCTCCAGCAGCCTCAAGGAGACCATGAATCCCCATGACATTGTCCAAGACGCGATCCACAACTTCTCTCCAGCCTACCAGCAGTACACGCAGCAGTCGACGCTGGAGCACGGTCCCCCTTGGCGCAATGGCAGCCACGTCATCTCGcgctcccacagctgctccggCGCCCGTGACAACGAGAAGACCCTCTTGCTGAGCTCCGATGATGAATTCTAG
- the MAFF gene encoding transcription factor MafF codes for MAADGLSSKALKVKRELGENTPLLSDEELMGLSVRELNHHLRGLSKEEVARLKQRRRTLKNRGYAASCRVKRVCQKEELQKQKMELEWEVDKLARENAAMRLELDTLRGKYEALQGFARTVATHGPPAKVATASVITIVKSGTNQAAYS; via the exons ATGGCTGCAGACGGGCTCTCCAGCAAGGCTTTGAAG GTGAAGCGGGAGCTGGGGGAGAACACTCCGCTGCTGTCGGATGAGGAGCTGATGGGGCTCTCAGTGCGGGAACTCAACCACCACCTGCGGGGCCTCTCCAAGGAGGAGGTGGCGAGGCTGAAGCAGCGTCGTCGGACGCTGAAAAACCGGGGTTATGCTGCCAGCTGCCGAGTGAAGCGCGTCTGCCAGaaggaagagctgcagaagcagaagatggagCTGGAGTGGGAGGTGGACAAGCTGGCCCGGGAGAACGCTGCCATGCGCCTGGAGCTCGACACCCTGCGTGGCAAGTACGAGGCCCTGCAGGGCTTTGCCCGCACCGTGGCCACTCACGGGCCCCCCGCCAAGGTGGCCACGGCCAGCGTCATCACCATCGTCAAGTCCGGCACCAACCAGGCTGCCTACTCCTAG